A region from the Sorex araneus isolate mSorAra2 chromosome 6, mSorAra2.pri, whole genome shotgun sequence genome encodes:
- the RASGRP2 gene encoding RAS guanyl-releasing protein 2 isoform X1: MYGRAHACSGAVVRVCDVSAPVAAGPQAGRVPGSSRFGRRLGRVLRPGGRVRAPLGPAPAAMAGTLDLDKGCTVEELLRGCIEAFDDSGKVRDPQLVRMFLMMHPWYIPSSQLAAKLLHIYQQSRKDNSSSLQVKTCHLVRYWISAFPAEFDLNPELAEQIKELKALLDQEGNRRHSSLIDIESVPTYKWKRQVTQRNPTEQKKRKMSLLFDHLEALELAEHLTYLEYRSFCKILFQDYHSFVTHGCTVDNPVLERFISLFNSVSQWVQLMVLSKPTAPQRALVITHFVHVAEKLLQLQNFNTLMAVVGGLSHSSISRLKETHSHVSPETVKLWEGLTELVTATGNYGNYRRRLAACVGFRFPILGVHLKDLVALQLALPDWLDPARTRLNGAKMKQLFSILEELAMVTSLRPPVQANPDLLSLLTVSLDQYQTEDELYQLSLQREPRSKSSPTSPTSCTPPPRPPVLEEWTSAAKPKLDQAVMVEHIEKMVESVFRNFDVDGDGHISQEEFQIIRGNFPYLSAFGDLDQNQDGCISREEMISYFLRSSSVLGGRMGFVHNFHESTSLRPVACRHCKALILGIYKQGLKCRACGVTCHKQCKDQLAVECRRRAQSVSLEGSAPSPSPTHSHHRTFSFSLPRPGRRGSRPPEIREEEVQAVEDGVFDIHL, translated from the exons AGGTCGGGTTCGAGCCCCACTGGGCCCAGCGCCGGCGGCTATGGCGGGCACCCTAGACCTGGACAAGGGCTGCACGGTGGAGGAGCTGCTTCGCGGCTGCATCGAAGCCTTCG ATGACTCCGGGAAGGTGCGGGACCCGCAGCTGGTGCGCATGTTTCTCATGATGCACCCCTGGTACATCCCTTCCTCTCAGCTGGCGGCCAAGCTGCTGCACAT TTACCAGCAGTCGCGGAAGGACAACTCCAGTTCCCTGCAGGTGAAAACCTGCCACCTGGTCAG gtacTGGATCTCAGCCTTCCCAGCCGAATTTGACTTGAACCCTGAGCTGGCTGAGCAGATCAAGGAGCTGAAGGCTCTGCTGGACCAGGAAGGGAACCGGCGACACAGCAGCCTCATCGACATCGAGAGCGT TCCCACGTACAAGTGGAAGCGGCAGGTGACCCAGAGGAACCCCACGGAACAGAAAAAGCGCAAGATGTCCCTGCTGTTCGACCACCTGGAGGCCCTGGAGCTGGCGGAGCATCTCACTTACCTGGAATATCGCTCCTTCTGCAAGATCCTG ttccAGGACTATCACAGCTTCGTGACCCATGGCTGTACCGTGGACAACCCAGTTCTGGAGCGCTTCATCTCCCTCTTCAACAGCGTCTCCCAGTGGGTGCAGCTCATGGTCCTCAGCAAGCCCACCGCCCCCCAGCGCGCCCTGGTCATCACCCACTTCGTCCATGTGGCAGAG AAACTGCTACAGCTGCAGAATTTCAACACGCTGATGGCAGTGGTCGGGGGCCTGAGTCACAGCTCCATCTCCCGCCTCAAGGAAACGCACAGCCACGTCAGCCCCGAGACCGTGAAG CTCTGGGAAGGCCTGACGGAATTGGTGACCGCCACGGGCAACTACGGCAACTACCGGCGCCGGCTGGCGGCCTGTGTGGGCTTCCGCTTTCCCATCCTGGGCGTGCACCTTAAGGACCTGGTGGCCCTGCAGCTGGCCCTGCCAGACTGGCTCGACCCCGCGCGCACCCGGCTCAACGGGGCCAAGATGAAGCAGCTTTTCAGCATCCTGGAGGAGCTGGCCATGGTGACCAGCCTGCGCCCCCCTGTGCAGGCCAACCCGGACCTGCTGAGTCTGCTCACG GTGTCTCTGGATCAGTACCAGACGGAGGATGAGCTCTACCAGCTGTCTCTGCAGAGGGAGCCCCGCTCCAAGTCCTCG CCAACCAGTCCCACGAGCTGCACcccccctccgcgcccccccGTACTGGAGGAGTGGACCTCGGCGGCCAAGCCCAAGCTGGACCAGGCGGTGATGGTGGAGCACATCGAGAAGATGGTGGAG TCTGTGTTCCGGAACTTTGACGTCGACGGAGACGGCCACATCTCCCAGGAAGAGTTCCAGATCATCCGTGGGAACTTCCCTTACCTCAGCGCCTTTGGGGACCTCGACCAGAACCa GGATGGTTGCATCAGCAGGGAGGAGATGATCTCCTACTTCCTGCGCTCCAGCTCCGTGCTGGGTGGCCGCATGGGCTTCGTGCACAACTTCCACGAGAGCACCTCCTTGCGCCCGGTCGCCTGCCGCCACTGCAAGGCCTTG ATCCTGGGCATCTACAAGCAGGGCCTCAAGTGCCGAG CCTGTGGTGTGACCTGCCATAAGCAGTGCAAGGATCAGCTGGCGGTGGAGTGCCGGCGGCGCGCCCAGAGCGTGAGTCTGGAGGGCTCGGCGccctctccatcccccacacACTCGCACCATCGCACCTTCAGTTTCTCCCTGCCCCGTCCAGGCCGGCGAGGCTCCAGGCCTCCAG AGATCCGGGAGGAGGAGGTGCAGGCAGTGGAAGACGGAGTGTTCGACATCCATTTGTAA
- the RASGRP2 gene encoding RAS guanyl-releasing protein 2 isoform X2: MAGTLDLDKGCTVEELLRGCIEAFDDSGKVRDPQLVRMFLMMHPWYIPSSQLAAKLLHIYQQSRKDNSSSLQVKTCHLVRYWISAFPAEFDLNPELAEQIKELKALLDQEGNRRHSSLIDIESVPTYKWKRQVTQRNPTEQKKRKMSLLFDHLEALELAEHLTYLEYRSFCKILFQDYHSFVTHGCTVDNPVLERFISLFNSVSQWVQLMVLSKPTAPQRALVITHFVHVAEKLLQLQNFNTLMAVVGGLSHSSISRLKETHSHVSPETVKLWEGLTELVTATGNYGNYRRRLAACVGFRFPILGVHLKDLVALQLALPDWLDPARTRLNGAKMKQLFSILEELAMVTSLRPPVQANPDLLSLLTVSLDQYQTEDELYQLSLQREPRSKSSPTSPTSCTPPPRPPVLEEWTSAAKPKLDQAVMVEHIEKMVESVFRNFDVDGDGHISQEEFQIIRGNFPYLSAFGDLDQNQDGCISREEMISYFLRSSSVLGGRMGFVHNFHESTSLRPVACRHCKALILGIYKQGLKCRACGVTCHKQCKDQLAVECRRRAQSVSLEGSAPSPSPTHSHHRTFSFSLPRPGRRGSRPPEIREEEVQAVEDGVFDIHL; this comes from the exons ATGGCGGGCACCCTAGACCTGGACAAGGGCTGCACGGTGGAGGAGCTGCTTCGCGGCTGCATCGAAGCCTTCG ATGACTCCGGGAAGGTGCGGGACCCGCAGCTGGTGCGCATGTTTCTCATGATGCACCCCTGGTACATCCCTTCCTCTCAGCTGGCGGCCAAGCTGCTGCACAT TTACCAGCAGTCGCGGAAGGACAACTCCAGTTCCCTGCAGGTGAAAACCTGCCACCTGGTCAG gtacTGGATCTCAGCCTTCCCAGCCGAATTTGACTTGAACCCTGAGCTGGCTGAGCAGATCAAGGAGCTGAAGGCTCTGCTGGACCAGGAAGGGAACCGGCGACACAGCAGCCTCATCGACATCGAGAGCGT TCCCACGTACAAGTGGAAGCGGCAGGTGACCCAGAGGAACCCCACGGAACAGAAAAAGCGCAAGATGTCCCTGCTGTTCGACCACCTGGAGGCCCTGGAGCTGGCGGAGCATCTCACTTACCTGGAATATCGCTCCTTCTGCAAGATCCTG ttccAGGACTATCACAGCTTCGTGACCCATGGCTGTACCGTGGACAACCCAGTTCTGGAGCGCTTCATCTCCCTCTTCAACAGCGTCTCCCAGTGGGTGCAGCTCATGGTCCTCAGCAAGCCCACCGCCCCCCAGCGCGCCCTGGTCATCACCCACTTCGTCCATGTGGCAGAG AAACTGCTACAGCTGCAGAATTTCAACACGCTGATGGCAGTGGTCGGGGGCCTGAGTCACAGCTCCATCTCCCGCCTCAAGGAAACGCACAGCCACGTCAGCCCCGAGACCGTGAAG CTCTGGGAAGGCCTGACGGAATTGGTGACCGCCACGGGCAACTACGGCAACTACCGGCGCCGGCTGGCGGCCTGTGTGGGCTTCCGCTTTCCCATCCTGGGCGTGCACCTTAAGGACCTGGTGGCCCTGCAGCTGGCCCTGCCAGACTGGCTCGACCCCGCGCGCACCCGGCTCAACGGGGCCAAGATGAAGCAGCTTTTCAGCATCCTGGAGGAGCTGGCCATGGTGACCAGCCTGCGCCCCCCTGTGCAGGCCAACCCGGACCTGCTGAGTCTGCTCACG GTGTCTCTGGATCAGTACCAGACGGAGGATGAGCTCTACCAGCTGTCTCTGCAGAGGGAGCCCCGCTCCAAGTCCTCG CCAACCAGTCCCACGAGCTGCACcccccctccgcgcccccccGTACTGGAGGAGTGGACCTCGGCGGCCAAGCCCAAGCTGGACCAGGCGGTGATGGTGGAGCACATCGAGAAGATGGTGGAG TCTGTGTTCCGGAACTTTGACGTCGACGGAGACGGCCACATCTCCCAGGAAGAGTTCCAGATCATCCGTGGGAACTTCCCTTACCTCAGCGCCTTTGGGGACCTCGACCAGAACCa GGATGGTTGCATCAGCAGGGAGGAGATGATCTCCTACTTCCTGCGCTCCAGCTCCGTGCTGGGTGGCCGCATGGGCTTCGTGCACAACTTCCACGAGAGCACCTCCTTGCGCCCGGTCGCCTGCCGCCACTGCAAGGCCTTG ATCCTGGGCATCTACAAGCAGGGCCTCAAGTGCCGAG CCTGTGGTGTGACCTGCCATAAGCAGTGCAAGGATCAGCTGGCGGTGGAGTGCCGGCGGCGCGCCCAGAGCGTGAGTCTGGAGGGCTCGGCGccctctccatcccccacacACTCGCACCATCGCACCTTCAGTTTCTCCCTGCCCCGTCCAGGCCGGCGAGGCTCCAGGCCTCCAG AGATCCGGGAGGAGGAGGTGCAGGCAGTGGAAGACGGAGTGTTCGACATCCATTTGTAA
- the RASGRP2 gene encoding RAS guanyl-releasing protein 2 isoform X3: MFLMMHPWYIPSSQLAAKLLHIYQQSRKDNSSSLQVKTCHLVRYWISAFPAEFDLNPELAEQIKELKALLDQEGNRRHSSLIDIESVPTYKWKRQVTQRNPTEQKKRKMSLLFDHLEALELAEHLTYLEYRSFCKILFQDYHSFVTHGCTVDNPVLERFISLFNSVSQWVQLMVLSKPTAPQRALVITHFVHVAEKLLQLQNFNTLMAVVGGLSHSSISRLKETHSHVSPETVKLWEGLTELVTATGNYGNYRRRLAACVGFRFPILGVHLKDLVALQLALPDWLDPARTRLNGAKMKQLFSILEELAMVTSLRPPVQANPDLLSLLTVSLDQYQTEDELYQLSLQREPRSKSSPTSPTSCTPPPRPPVLEEWTSAAKPKLDQAVMVEHIEKMVESVFRNFDVDGDGHISQEEFQIIRGNFPYLSAFGDLDQNQDGCISREEMISYFLRSSSVLGGRMGFVHNFHESTSLRPVACRHCKALILGIYKQGLKCRACGVTCHKQCKDQLAVECRRRAQSVSLEGSAPSPSPTHSHHRTFSFSLPRPGRRGSRPPEIREEEVQAVEDGVFDIHL; the protein is encoded by the exons ATGTTTCTCATGATGCACCCCTGGTACATCCCTTCCTCTCAGCTGGCGGCCAAGCTGCTGCACAT TTACCAGCAGTCGCGGAAGGACAACTCCAGTTCCCTGCAGGTGAAAACCTGCCACCTGGTCAG gtacTGGATCTCAGCCTTCCCAGCCGAATTTGACTTGAACCCTGAGCTGGCTGAGCAGATCAAGGAGCTGAAGGCTCTGCTGGACCAGGAAGGGAACCGGCGACACAGCAGCCTCATCGACATCGAGAGCGT TCCCACGTACAAGTGGAAGCGGCAGGTGACCCAGAGGAACCCCACGGAACAGAAAAAGCGCAAGATGTCCCTGCTGTTCGACCACCTGGAGGCCCTGGAGCTGGCGGAGCATCTCACTTACCTGGAATATCGCTCCTTCTGCAAGATCCTG ttccAGGACTATCACAGCTTCGTGACCCATGGCTGTACCGTGGACAACCCAGTTCTGGAGCGCTTCATCTCCCTCTTCAACAGCGTCTCCCAGTGGGTGCAGCTCATGGTCCTCAGCAAGCCCACCGCCCCCCAGCGCGCCCTGGTCATCACCCACTTCGTCCATGTGGCAGAG AAACTGCTACAGCTGCAGAATTTCAACACGCTGATGGCAGTGGTCGGGGGCCTGAGTCACAGCTCCATCTCCCGCCTCAAGGAAACGCACAGCCACGTCAGCCCCGAGACCGTGAAG CTCTGGGAAGGCCTGACGGAATTGGTGACCGCCACGGGCAACTACGGCAACTACCGGCGCCGGCTGGCGGCCTGTGTGGGCTTCCGCTTTCCCATCCTGGGCGTGCACCTTAAGGACCTGGTGGCCCTGCAGCTGGCCCTGCCAGACTGGCTCGACCCCGCGCGCACCCGGCTCAACGGGGCCAAGATGAAGCAGCTTTTCAGCATCCTGGAGGAGCTGGCCATGGTGACCAGCCTGCGCCCCCCTGTGCAGGCCAACCCGGACCTGCTGAGTCTGCTCACG GTGTCTCTGGATCAGTACCAGACGGAGGATGAGCTCTACCAGCTGTCTCTGCAGAGGGAGCCCCGCTCCAAGTCCTCG CCAACCAGTCCCACGAGCTGCACcccccctccgcgcccccccGTACTGGAGGAGTGGACCTCGGCGGCCAAGCCCAAGCTGGACCAGGCGGTGATGGTGGAGCACATCGAGAAGATGGTGGAG TCTGTGTTCCGGAACTTTGACGTCGACGGAGACGGCCACATCTCCCAGGAAGAGTTCCAGATCATCCGTGGGAACTTCCCTTACCTCAGCGCCTTTGGGGACCTCGACCAGAACCa GGATGGTTGCATCAGCAGGGAGGAGATGATCTCCTACTTCCTGCGCTCCAGCTCCGTGCTGGGTGGCCGCATGGGCTTCGTGCACAACTTCCACGAGAGCACCTCCTTGCGCCCGGTCGCCTGCCGCCACTGCAAGGCCTTG ATCCTGGGCATCTACAAGCAGGGCCTCAAGTGCCGAG CCTGTGGTGTGACCTGCCATAAGCAGTGCAAGGATCAGCTGGCGGTGGAGTGCCGGCGGCGCGCCCAGAGCGTGAGTCTGGAGGGCTCGGCGccctctccatcccccacacACTCGCACCATCGCACCTTCAGTTTCTCCCTGCCCCGTCCAGGCCGGCGAGGCTCCAGGCCTCCAG AGATCCGGGAGGAGGAGGTGCAGGCAGTGGAAGACGGAGTGTTCGACATCCATTTGTAA